Within the Feifania hominis genome, the region CCGCCGCGGTGCGAAATCCCGCGCTTATCCGCGAGGCGGCGCAGATCTTCGGCAGCCAGTGTGTGGTCTGCGCCATTGACGCGGGGCCGGGCAAGGGCGGCAGACCGGCCGTCTACATAGGCGGCGGGCGCATTGATACCGGCCTTGACGTGGTTGAGTGGGCGCGCCGGGCCGAGTCTCTTGGCGCGGGGGAGATTCTCCTCACCTCCATGCGAACCGATGGGGTAAAAACCGGATACGATCTTTCCATTACCTCGCAGGTCTGCGACGCCGTTTGTATCCCCGTGATCGCCTCAGGCGGTGCGGGGTCGCCCGGCGACTTCTACGATGTCTTCTCCCAGACGGGTGCGGACGCGGCGCTTGCCGCCACACTGTTTCACGACCGGGAACTGACCATTCCACAGCTCAAACAATACTTATTCAGCCGGGGCGTTGCCGTCCGGCGGGAGGGATTTTGATGGAATTCAAGCAATTCTTTAAAAAGTCGTCGCTCATCCCCGCCATTGTGCAGGATGACTACACCAAGCAGGTTCTCATGCTCGCCTACATGAACGAGGATGCGCTGCGGCGCACACTCGAAACCGGGCAGACCTGGTTTTACAGCCGCAGCCGCGGAGAGCTCTGGCACAAGGGGGCGACCTCAGGCCACATCCAGCATGTGGTCAGCGTGACGTCCGACTGCGACAACGATACGCTGCTCGTGCGCGTCAACCAGGTTGGCGCCGCCTGCCACACCGGCAGCATCTCCTGCTTTTTCACTCCTCTGGAGGCGGTCAGATGAACGGCGCGGTACAGGGACTCTACGAGATCATCCGCGCCCGCCGCGGCGAGCGCACACAGGGCTCCTACACCTGTTACCTCTTCGAGCAGGGCCTCGACAAGATTCTCAAGAAAGTCGGCGAAGAGGCCTCCGAGTGCATCATCGCGGCAAAAAACGGCGACGGCGCGCAGACGGCGCAGGAGCTCTGCGATCTGATCTACCATCTGCTTGTACTCATGGTCGAGCAGGATATTCCGCTTGACGCGGTCGAAGAGATTCTCGAGCAGCGCCGGCGAAAGCAGGGCAATCTCAAAGAGTTTCATCAAGTGGACCGAAATAGCTGAAAGAGGACGCCGATCGGCGTCCTCTTTTGAGCTTCGGCTGTAAAAAAAGCTCCCACAATCCGTGGGAGCTTTTCCTGTTATGCCTTTGCGTGTCGGGCGGCACGCTGCTGAGTGACAAAGCCCACAATCAGAAAAATGAAGAAGACCGCCGCAATGGCAACGCCGTTCTGCGCGCTGAACTCACCGCTCAAATAGTCGTTTAGCCGCCCGAATGTCCCGGCGGTGTCACCGCCCGCGTAGCGGGAGAGACCCGTGAAATTTACGAACAGAAAGCACAGGCTCGGCGCGATCATCGCCGCCCCCTGCGAGGCGGTGGACAGAGCGATGAACGTCTCGCACCAGAGCACGGCGCACACACCGATGCCCACGGCACAGACGAGAATCACCAGCCAGGTGAACTGCCGCGCACCCTGCGGCAGCAGCGCCGAAAGCAGTCCTCCGAGCAGAAGTCCCGCCAGCGCACCGCACAGAAAGACCCCTGCCTTGTAGAGAAACCGCGCGAGCAGCGCAAGCAGAATTCCCACCGCCGCACCGGTCAGAAATCCTCTTGCGCCGGCGCCGAGCTGATCGAGTGCAACCAGAAGACTGATGAGAAAGAGCTCGGTCATGATCACCGGAAAGTAGAGCCGGCGGCCGAAGAAGCAGACAACCGAACCCACGGCGAAGTGAAAGAGCAGATAGACGATAACAGCACCCATGACAAATTCCCCCTTGTCCCTCGATTTTACCACCGCAGAGTCACACACGCAAGGGGGTGTACGCCGCTAGAGGCCGAACGCAAGTCCCGCGTAGCCCGATGCGATGCCGAGCCCCGCCGAGAGCGCAATGATTGCAATCGGGTGCACCCGCCTGCGCTGCAGCAGCATCATCAGAGCAAAAATGGCAGCGCCGCAGATTGCTCCATAGCTCAGAAGCGACGGCAGACTCACCCCGTTTGTAAAGAAGACAGTCTTCGCAACCGACAGCACAGTCGCGCCGATCAGGCCAACCACCGTCGGCCGCAGCCCTGCCATGCAGCCTTTGACGATGCGGCTGGCCTGAAATCTCTCATAGCATCTCGCAACGAGCAGAATGATCAGAAAGGATGGCAGCACCACACCGAGTGTCGCACAGACTGCGCCGAACAGGCCGCCGGTCTGCGCGCCGACATAGGTCGAGATGTTGACCGCAAAGGGACCTGGGGTGCTCTCGCTGACGGCAATGAAGTTGACGAGACTCTGCATATCCATCCAGCCGTTTTTGAGTACCTCTGCCTGAATGAGGGGAATCATGGCATAGCCGCCGCCAATGGTAAAGGCACCGATTTTAAAGAATGTGGCAAACAGTCTGAGAAAAATCATTTCGCCGCCTCCTCTTTCTTCGCATCCCGAACCCAGAGAACGCTTGCAAGACCGAGCAGCGCGCTCGCAGCAATCACAGCGAGAACATTTGCCCCGAAAAAGGAGACCGCGACAAACGCGCCGGCCGCTATCGCATAAGACAGCACGCTCTTCGGGCACTGCACGGCCATGCTCCACAGAGCCTTGCAGATAAGCGCAAGAACGCCGGCACGGATCCCCGCAAAAGCAAATTTCACCGCCTGCAAACTCTCAAACTGCTGCAGCACGAACGACAGCCCGAGAATGACGGCAAACGAGGGCAGCACAACCCCAAACGTTGCGCAGAGTGCGCCTGCCACACCCGCTGTGCGGTAGCCGATGAAGGTCGCCGAATTGATGGAAATGGGGCCGGGCGTGGATTCCGCAACCGCAACAATATCCAGAATGTCATGGTCGCTCACCCAGTGGTTGCGCTCGACTGCCTCTTTCTGAATCAGCGGAATCATGGCGTAGCCGCCGCCGAATGTGAACGCACCGATTTTGAAAAAAGTGGTAAAGAGTCTACGGCAGCGCGCCGGTTTTTCACGATCTTTCATGGGATGTTCACCTCACACTTTTCTTATCAGTGTCAGTATACGCACCCTCTACACATAGAGCAATTATTATGTTATTATAGAATATATAATTAATTTATTATGTTATCAGGAGGCATCCCATGACCCGCCGCCACCTTGCCGTCTTTGCCGAAGTCTGCCGCGAGGGCAGCATCACCCGTGCCGCTGAAACGCTCGGCATGGCTCAGCCAGCCGTGAGCGTTGTCATCCGCGAACTAGAACACCACTACGGCACGCGGCTGTTCGAGCGCATGAATCGCCGGCTCTACATCACGCAATCCGGGCGGCGGCTGCTGGACTACGCCGCTGTCATCCTCGCCCAGTTTGACGAGGCCGAGGCGACCATCCGCGATGCCGACGCTCTCGGTGCGCTGCGAATCGGGGCAAACGTCACCATAGGTGCCGCGCTTCTGCCCGAGGCCATACACCGGTTTTCACTCGCCCGGCCGCGCATCCGTGTGAGTGCCGCCGTCGACAACACCAGCCAGATTGAGCAGCGTCTGCTGAAAAACGAGCTGGACCTCGCGCTGCTCGACAACATGACGAGCTCCGCCTATCTGACCTGTCATCCCTTTCAGACGGAGGAGATGGCGGTCGTCTGCTCGCCGGACTACCGGCGCGGCGCGCTGCGCGAGCTGTCGCTGGAAGAACTCGCCGGGGAACAGCTGCTGCTGCGCGAGCGCGGCAGCGCCACGCGCGATTCCATTGACCGCGCCTTTGCAGCGGCCGGGCTCACACTCTCACCGGTTCTCGAGAGTGTGAGCACCCAGGCGCTGGTTGCCGCCGCGCGGCGCTCTCTCGGCATCACCATCCTCGCGCGTCAACTGGTTTGCGACGAGCTCGCCGCAGGCACTCTTGTGGAGCTTAGCGCGCAGAGTGTGCGCTTTGTACGCACCTACTTTGTCGCACACCACCGGAGCAAATACGTCAGCGATGCCATGCGTGACTTTATGGAGATCCTGAAGACCCTTGCCTCGCAACGGACATGCTGATTTGGTTTAATCGTACAAACTTACCAATGCAAAGCCCAGAATTTCATGAGTTTTTTCCCTATTATTTTTGATATCATTCTGATAGAATACACGAGGTTCAAAAAATAAAATGTGGGGTGCAAACATGAAAACAACCATCAAACGCCTCAGCTGTGTGCTGATGGCAGCCGTTCTGCTTGTGGCTCTGTGCGCTTGCGGCGGTTCCGGCGACGGAAAACTCAGCGAAAAAGACTATCTTGCGAAAGTGACCGAAATTTCCACCAGCATTTCCGACATCACCAACAGCGGTATGGGCGATGTGGACCAGAGCGATCCTCAGGCTATGCTCGATGCCTCGAAAGACATGCTCGACAAAATGCGCCCGCTCTATGAGGAGCTCGGCGGTCTGCAGGCTCCCGACAAATTTGCCGATGCCCAGTCCAAGATCAAAGCTGGCTGCGACGCCAACCTCAAGGTTCTCGACCTGTCTGTTGAGCTCTACGAGATCGCTCTCGATCCCGATGTCTCTGACGCCGACAAGCAGGCAAAGGCCCTTGAACTGACCGAAGAGATGACTTCTCTGACCGATACGGTTTCCGATTTTGCCGAAGGTCTCACCGAGGTTCTCACTGCGGCCGCGAAATAAATTTTTATCACATCGTTTAAAAAGCCCCGCCGTCGGCGGGGTTTTTTCTCTGAAGCAGAGGACGCGCACCACGGCCAAATCGCGGTGCGCGTCCTCTGCTTTGGGTATGAAGAGAATCCATCAATTGGATAGCGGTTATCCTGTTACACGCCGAAGAGAAGATCGCCGTAGGTCGGCATGGGCCAGTAGTCTTCAGCCACATTGGTCTCCAGTTCGTCCGCCACGGCGCGCAGCTCCTGCATGGCCGGAATGATGGTATCGCGGCTGTACTGAGCAAGCGCAAGCGCATCGGATTTGCCGCACGCCCGGCACAGTGCATCTTCAAGCGACGCAATCTTCTTATAGAAGCAGCTCTCCAGCTTTGCAATCTTTTCGGCAATGGTCTGCTCGGCCAATTCGTCGATGCCAATTGTCTTTTTGGCAATCACGGTGTCGCACAGCTCTCTGACATAAGTTGTAACTGCCGGGCCAATCTCCTTTTTCGCCATGTCGAGCATGGTCAGAGCCTCGATGTTGATGACCTTGTTATAGCTTTCAAGCAAAATCTCGTAGCGGGAGTACATCTCGGCCTGTGTGAATATCTTATGGGTGGTAAACAGGTCGATGTTCTTTTTTGCCACGAAGCAGGGCAGCGCGTCAACAGTGGATTTCAGGTTTGCAAGACCGCGCCTCTGCGCCTCGTCAACCCACTCCTGCGAGTAGTTGTTGCCGTTGAAAATGATACGGCGGTGCTCACGCACGGTGCGCACAATGAGCTCCTGCAGGGCGGCTGTAAAGTCCTGTGCGCCCTCGAGCTCGTCGGCAAACTGGCGCAGTTCCTCGGCGACAATGGTATTGAGAACCACGTTCGGTCCCGAGATGGAGAACGTCGAGCCGAGCATGCGGAACTCAAATTTGTTGCCGGTAAAGGCAAAGGGCGATGTCCTGTTGCGGTCGGTGCTGTCCTTGGGAATCTTCGGCAGCGTATGTACGCCGATGGACATGACCTGGTTTTCGTGGTGGTCATAGGCGGCGCCGCTCTCGAGCGCCTCAAGCACGCCCTCGAGCTCATCGCCGACAAACATGGAGACAATGGCCGGCGGGGCCTCGTTCGCCCCGAGGCGATGGTCGTTTCCCGCCGAGGCCACCGACACGCGCAGCAGATCCTGATATTCGTCGACGGCCTTGATGACGGCGCTCAAAAAGAGCAGAAACTGCGCGTTCTCATAGGGCGAGCTGCCCGGCTCAAGCAGGTTGATCCCCGTATCGGTTGACATGGACCAGTTGTTGTGTTTGCCCGAGCCGTTGACGCCCGCAAAGGGTTTCTCATGCAGCAGACACACAAGGCCGTGGCGCAGCGCCACCTTTTTCATGAGCTCCATCGTCAGCTGGTTGTGATCGGTGGCAATGTTGGTGGTGGTGAAGATTGGCGCAAGTTCATGCTGGGCCGGCGCCACCTCGTTGTGTTCGGTCTTGGCGAGAATGCCGAGCTTCCAGAGCTCCTGGTTGAGCTCCTCCATATAGGCCTTGACGCGCGGTTTGATGCTGCCGAAGTAGTGGTCCTCCAGCTCCTGTCCCTTGGGGGCCCTGGCTCCGAACAGAGTGCGTCCGGTAAAAATAAGGTCCTTTCTGCGGTCGAACATCTGCTTGTCGACCAGAAAATACTCCTGTTCGGGGCCGACGGTCGTGAACACCTTTTTCACTTCGTCGTGGCCGAAGAGCCGCAGCACACGCACCGCCTGCCGCGAGAGCGCCTCCATGGAGCGCAGAAGCGGCGTCTTCTTATCAAGCGCCTCGCCGCCGTAGGAGCAGAATGCCGTCGGAATGCAGAGCGTTCCCTCTTTGACAAAGGCGTACGAGGTCGGGTCCCAGGCGGTGTAGCCTCTCGCCTCAAACGTGGCGCGCAGGCCGCCCGACGGAAAACTCGAAGCGTCCGGCTCTCCGCGCACCAGCTCCTTGCCCGAAAATTCCATGATCACGCCGCCATCCCCGGTCGGAGAGATGAAGCTGTCGTGCTTTTCCGCCGTGATACCAGTCATGGGCTGGAACCAGTGGGTGAAGTGGGTTGCACCCTTGGAAAGCGCCCAGTCTTTCATGGCATTCGCCACGACATTGGCAACATTCGGGTCGAGGCTTCTGCCCTCTTTCATGGTCTTTTTGAGCGCACGGTAGGTGTCCTTTGGCAGCTTTTCACGCATGACTGCGTCGTTGAATACCATACTGCCAAAGACTTCAGAAACACTGCTCATCTTCAAAACTCCTTTCGAATGGATCGGCCTGCAAATAAGAAAGAGCGCTGTGGATTTTCTCCACAGCGCCCTTGCTGATTACGGCGACAGTATACCGCGCTGCGGTCGGCCTGTCAAGAGCTTTTTGTGAAATTTTTCTCGCTATTTGCAATGTTTATCAACATTTCCTGCAATTTGTACAGAAATCGGGTAAAAATCACTTCCCAGCTTCGTCGAACTGCAACAACCCGCTTTTTTCTTTCATATTTTGTTGACAGCGACCGAATCCTCCTATATAATATCAGGCGTGAACAAAGGCGTTCATCCGTTGGCGGGCGTATCCCCGC harbors:
- the hisF gene encoding imidazole glycerol phosphate synthase subunit HisF, producing MLAKRIIPCLDVRDGRVVKGVNFVNIRDVGDPVDIAAAYESQGADEIVFLDITATHEGRGAMLDVVRRSAERVFMPMTVGGGVRTVGDVRELLRAGADKVSINSAAVRNPALIREAAQIFGSQCVVCAIDAGPGKGGRPAVYIGGGRIDTGLDVVEWARRAESLGAGEILLTSMRTDGVKTGYDLSITSQVCDAVCIPVIASGGAGSPGDFYDVFSQTGADAALAATLFHDRELTIPQLKQYLFSRGVAVRREGF
- the hisI gene encoding phosphoribosyl-AMP cyclohydrolase — encoded protein: MEFKQFFKKSSLIPAIVQDDYTKQVLMLAYMNEDALRRTLETGQTWFYSRSRGELWHKGATSGHIQHVVSVTSDCDNDTLLVRVNQVGAACHTGSISCFFTPLEAVR
- the hisE gene encoding phosphoribosyl-ATP diphosphatase, which translates into the protein MNGAVQGLYEIIRARRGERTQGSYTCYLFEQGLDKILKKVGEEASECIIAAKNGDGAQTAQELCDLIYHLLVLMVEQDIPLDAVEEILEQRRRKQGNLKEFHQVDRNS
- a CDS encoding chromate transporter, which translates into the protein MIFLRLFATFFKIGAFTIGGGYAMIPLIQAEVLKNGWMDMQSLVNFIAVSESTPGPFAVNISTYVGAQTGGLFGAVCATLGVVLPSFLIILLVARCYERFQASRIVKGCMAGLRPTVVGLIGATVLSVAKTVFFTNGVSLPSLLSYGAICGAAIFALMMLLQRRRVHPIAIIALSAGLGIASGYAGLAFGL
- a CDS encoding chromate transporter → MKDREKPARCRRLFTTFFKIGAFTFGGGYAMIPLIQKEAVERNHWVSDHDILDIVAVAESTPGPISINSATFIGYRTAGVAGALCATFGVVLPSFAVILGLSFVLQQFESLQAVKFAFAGIRAGVLALICKALWSMAVQCPKSVLSYAIAAGAFVAVSFFGANVLAVIAASALLGLASVLWVRDAKKEEAAK
- a CDS encoding LysR family transcriptional regulator encodes the protein MTRRHLAVFAEVCREGSITRAAETLGMAQPAVSVVIRELEHHYGTRLFERMNRRLYITQSGRRLLDYAAVILAQFDEAEATIRDADALGALRIGANVTIGAALLPEAIHRFSLARPRIRVSAAVDNTSQIEQRLLKNELDLALLDNMTSSAYLTCHPFQTEEMAVVCSPDYRRGALRELSLEELAGEQLLLRERGSATRDSIDRAFAAAGLTLSPVLESVSTQALVAAARRSLGITILARQLVCDELAAGTLVELSAQSVRFVRTYFVAHHRSKYVSDAMRDFMEILKTLASQRTC
- a CDS encoding glutamine synthetase III — translated: MSSVSEVFGSMVFNDAVMREKLPKDTYRALKKTMKEGRSLDPNVANVVANAMKDWALSKGATHFTHWFQPMTGITAEKHDSFISPTGDGGVIMEFSGKELVRGEPDASSFPSGGLRATFEARGYTAWDPTSYAFVKEGTLCIPTAFCSYGGEALDKKTPLLRSMEALSRQAVRVLRLFGHDEVKKVFTTVGPEQEYFLVDKQMFDRRKDLIFTGRTLFGARAPKGQELEDHYFGSIKPRVKAYMEELNQELWKLGILAKTEHNEVAPAQHELAPIFTTTNIATDHNQLTMELMKKVALRHGLVCLLHEKPFAGVNGSGKHNNWSMSTDTGINLLEPGSSPYENAQFLLFLSAVIKAVDEYQDLLRVSVASAGNDHRLGANEAPPAIVSMFVGDELEGVLEALESGAAYDHHENQVMSIGVHTLPKIPKDSTDRNRTSPFAFTGNKFEFRMLGSTFSISGPNVVLNTIVAEELRQFADELEGAQDFTAALQELIVRTVREHRRIIFNGNNYSQEWVDEAQRRGLANLKSTVDALPCFVAKKNIDLFTTHKIFTQAEMYSRYEILLESYNKVINIEALTMLDMAKKEIGPAVTTYVRELCDTVIAKKTIGIDELAEQTIAEKIAKLESCFYKKIASLEDALCRACGKSDALALAQYSRDTIIPAMQELRAVADELETNVAEDYWPMPTYGDLLFGV